In Flavobacterium endoglycinae, one DNA window encodes the following:
- a CDS encoding cytochrome-c peroxidase, with amino-acid sequence MKKLIFPILFLLSLTAYKSVENPDYIDIQELRKLYSSGDTSKWPAAQLHENIDKSKFEDIGVLPAVPYPAYNPYSKEKESLGKILFFDPRLSQSGQIACASCHNPELGWTDNLTRSFGHDRQTGKRNSMTILNSAYATSLFWDGRAKSLEDQAQFPVQDPLEMNEKLTIAVDRIAKIKGYNSLFTDAFGDKKVTLERIQYAIATFERSINSPKSKFDQFVSGKSDIYTDQQVKGLHLFRTKAQCINCHNTPYFSDNKFHNDGQTLFGTKNEDFGRYNVTKDVKDIGKFRTPTIREVVNTKPWMHHGHFPTLLDVVEFYNLGNPSPVQKRYLGTARDTLIPKADPMLRKLDLNKEEISDLLAFIETLSTPTRRIIIPEMPK; translated from the coding sequence TTGAAAAAACTAATCTTCCCTATTCTTTTCCTGCTAAGCTTAACGGCTTATAAAAGTGTGGAAAATCCTGATTACATCGATATTCAGGAATTACGAAAATTGTATTCAAGCGGAGATACATCGAAATGGCCGGCGGCACAATTACATGAAAACATCGATAAATCGAAATTTGAAGATATCGGCGTACTACCTGCTGTTCCGTATCCTGCATATAACCCGTATTCGAAGGAAAAAGAAAGTCTGGGAAAGATTTTGTTCTTTGACCCGAGATTATCACAAAGCGGACAAATTGCCTGTGCATCCTGTCATAATCCAGAATTGGGATGGACGGATAATTTAACCCGTTCTTTTGGCCACGACCGTCAAACCGGAAAACGCAATTCGATGACGATTTTAAACTCGGCATATGCCACTTCTCTATTTTGGGATGGACGTGCCAAAAGTTTAGAAGATCAGGCGCAATTTCCAGTTCAGGATCCGTTAGAAATGAATGAAAAACTGACAATTGCAGTTGATAGAATTGCTAAAATCAAAGGCTATAATTCGTTATTTACAGATGCTTTTGGAGATAAAAAGGTGACTTTAGAGCGTATTCAATATGCCATTGCCACTTTCGAAAGATCGATTAATAGCCCGAAAAGCAAATTTGACCAATTTGTAAGCGGAAAATCAGATATCTATACAGATCAGCAGGTAAAAGGCCTTCATTTGTTTAGAACAAAAGCGCAATGCATCAACTGCCATAATACGCCTTATTTCAGCGATAATAAGTTTCATAATGATGGCCAGACTTTATTCGGAACTAAAAATGAAGATTTCGGACGTTATAATGTAACCAAAGACGTAAAAGATATTGGCAAATTTAGAACGCCAACAATCCGCGAAGTGGTAAATACAAAACCGTGGATGCATCACGGACATTTTCCAACTTTATTGGATGTTGTTGAATTCTACAATTTAGGAAATCCATCTCCTGTACAAAAGAGATATCTAGGAACAGCAAGAGACACCTTAATTCCCAAAGCAGATCCAATGCTAAGAAAACTAGACTTAAACAAAGAAGAAATTAGTGATTTGCTGGCTTTTATCGAAACATTAAGCACACCAACCCGAAGAATTATAATTCCTGAAATGCCCAAATAA
- a CDS encoding DUF3526 domain-containing protein, translated as MLQLLFKNFIRSKGTKIGLLFLLIIGFISLLIGHQFQEKQENNIAETAAYQKEHIARNANFHKDEMGLLLYYIKFSLVNKTLPINSLSIGQRDVNPSIQSVTIRGLEGQKYDSELNNPSNLLAGNIDFSFVLLYLFPLLIIAFSYNIISEEKESGTWKIVATQSPNTFLYILKLFYVRILSLTALVTVLLLTAVFFLKIPIDQSFLIFYGIAVLYILFWFAVCFFIVSLQKNSNYNAVILLTIWLFLIIIVPAAVNTYIVNRYKVPEALELTLKQRNAYHEKWDTDKNETMEKFYKHYPQFRSYKIPADKEFSWLWYYAMQQMGDDESAAESKELETKLEQRNRAGELIAQFIPTLHTQIQLNEIAKSDLQNQLLFLKETKTFHEKMRLYFYPKIFNNASVDQENWQNFKVKTFTDSTSVSVLKAFLPLAILIFLLIGFGWRNFVKNR; from the coding sequence ATGTTACAACTCTTATTTAAAAATTTTATACGCTCAAAAGGAACCAAAATCGGATTGCTTTTTTTACTGATTATTGGTTTTATAAGCTTGTTAATCGGGCATCAATTTCAAGAAAAACAAGAAAATAATATTGCCGAAACAGCCGCTTATCAAAAAGAACATATTGCTCGAAATGCCAATTTTCATAAAGACGAAATGGGGCTATTGTTGTACTACATCAAATTTTCTCTAGTCAATAAAACGCTTCCAATAAACAGTTTGTCAATCGGACAGCGCGATGTAAATCCATCAATTCAAAGTGTTACCATTCGCGGACTCGAAGGTCAGAAATACGATTCGGAGCTTAATAATCCGAGTAATCTTCTCGCTGGAAATATCGATTTTAGTTTTGTGCTTTTATACCTCTTCCCTCTCTTGATTATTGCTTTTTCATACAATATCATTTCTGAAGAAAAAGAATCTGGAACTTGGAAAATTGTAGCCACACAAAGCCCTAACACATTTTTGTACATTTTAAAACTGTTTTATGTCCGAATCCTAAGTTTAACTGCACTTGTAACGGTACTGCTTTTAACTGCCGTTTTCTTTCTTAAAATTCCAATTGATCAATCATTTCTAATCTTTTACGGAATTGCTGTTTTATACATCTTATTTTGGTTTGCAGTATGCTTTTTTATTGTTTCGCTTCAAAAAAACTCCAATTACAATGCAGTTATTTTATTAACCATCTGGTTGTTTTTAATCATTATTGTTCCCGCCGCCGTAAACACTTATATCGTGAATAGATACAAAGTTCCAGAAGCTTTGGAACTAACACTTAAACAGCGAAATGCCTATCATGAAAAATGGGATACAGATAAAAATGAAACCATGGAGAAATTCTATAAACATTATCCACAGTTTCGATCGTATAAAATTCCAGCAGATAAAGAATTCAGCTGGCTGTGGTATTATGCTATGCAGCAAATGGGTGACGACGAATCAGCAGCGGAATCAAAAGAACTAGAAACTAAACTAGAACAGCGAAACCGTGCCGGAGAATTGATTGCACAGTTTATTCCAACGCTTCATACGCAGATTCAATTAAACGAAATTGCGAAATCTGATTTACAAAACCAGCTTTTATTTTTAAAAGAAACAAAAACTTTTCATGAAAAAATGCGTTTGTATTTTTATCCCAAAATCTTCAATAATGCTTCAGTAGATCAAGAAAACTGGCAAAATTTTAAAGTGAAAACTTTTACTGATTCAACAAGTGTAAGTGTTCTAAAAGCCTTTTTACCTTTAGCAATTTTAATTTTTTTACTGATTGGTTTTGGATGGCGGAATTTCGTAAAAAACCGTTGA
- a CDS encoding RNA polymerase sigma-70 factor: protein MNHNHSFELNLFHSFKGGDETAYAFFYDKYFRRIQSFSFQFIYDQDEAENLAQEALLHLWQNRENIESINGIQAFLFTYAKSKCLNLIRHKKVKDKFKNDLLNHKERELDIEILNSIQFDTLELTELERIIQQSISDLPPKTREIFIKKRFENKKNAEIAEELGISLKAVEAHMTKALKILKSKLSDYLFLIFILIYNN, encoded by the coding sequence ATGAACCATAACCATAGTTTCGAATTAAATCTTTTCCATTCCTTTAAAGGCGGAGACGAAACGGCATATGCGTTTTTCTACGATAAATATTTTAGGAGAATCCAATCTTTCAGCTTTCAGTTTATTTACGATCAGGACGAAGCCGAAAATCTGGCTCAGGAAGCTTTACTACACCTATGGCAGAACAGGGAAAATATAGAATCTATTAACGGAATTCAGGCTTTCCTGTTTACATACGCCAAATCAAAATGTTTGAATTTAATTCGTCACAAAAAAGTGAAAGATAAATTCAAAAATGACCTCTTAAACCACAAAGAAAGAGAATTGGATATCGAAATTTTAAATTCGATACAATTCGACACTTTAGAATTAACCGAATTAGAACGAATTATTCAACAATCTATCAGCGATTTACCTCCAAAAACCAGAGAGATTTTTATAAAAAAACGCTTTGAGAATAAAAAAAATGCAGAAATCGCCGAGGAACTAGGAATTTCTTTAAAAGCTGTTGAAGCCCACATGACAAAGGCTTTGAAGATCTTAAAAAGCAAATTATCGGATTATTTGTTTTTAATTTTTATACTTATTTATAATAATTAA
- a CDS encoding SusC/RagA family TonB-linked outer membrane protein, producing MTFTIPPVLRKILFFLAILISGFKGFSQNKLITIHVKNKPISLIIKTIEEQSDFRILYNTRKINADQLADLDVSNATLETALTQLLKDKNISFYIQKKQVLLTSSAPADSSNATSQETERFISGTVYNAKDKQPLPGATIRIKGTGMGAVTDFNGKFAYQLKGNNISNMVLEAGFLGMETQYQKADNKKDFVFYLQEATDELNPVIITSSYGTTKLKEEIVGSISSITAKDIPVQQASESVDKMLEGQIAGVLIENTSGVGGPVKINVRGQGTLKSLSGSILGTSTQPLIIIDGVIMTEEVGIDNDFFNGKGNTAEAFSNPLAMISPDNIESFTVLKDAAAVGIYGADGANGVILITTKKGKKGKAKFTFSNQLGASTAINQIKYLNGEQYNELRNDYLKNTTSGYVPVPYNGINTNWFDLLNNSGIYNKYNFGVSGATSKFSYRTNLTYLNIDEPQLGNETRQFNAGINLGYRHSKWDVNLSLNPSYIKKDAPNIYYDFAYLPILSPYNEDGSYSLMGLTGPTGGNPLAAIEQNKNETETFGILGSLNLGYEFNKNIRFQTLFGIDYKDKVQDRYFSGENESGRTSGSFTLDGITYPNWGRRLLNKRNSTKWNWQGQALFNKEINPNNTIDGVAGFELSQEKTNFNYESAIGFVNPNSINRIQDALQDDNLQTPLIDESKAKQIYSSDINYNSRVSFFAQLNYNYKKKYYVLGNFRRDESSVFGNDSNVALNSGAGLAWVASNENFLKSSSWIDFLKLKISYGSTGNSRIGSYRSKGLYTISQNGYNGNIESSPSVSPNGKLSWEKNTKFNTGFDFNIFNAIEMTLEYYYDDLSDIIASREIPSENGYESVQLNAASMYNKGFEFSTRIKWFQHGKFRWTSSFNISTVDNKVTQLKGLGSDYSTANLALAQKIGYSTSIIWGVNWVGVDPATGRDLIKKDGQVYDAATYARLFSEADWIPIGDSQPKAFGGFNNTFSLNNSITLSITGAFQLGGDKLVSDQIISKYNTTSNRNMSVNAYDYWRNPGDIVSQPAPSNNTLIANMSKYIYDATYVKISNINLSYNVPVKNTFLDSLTVFADVSNALYWYKEKSPAGRNGIREFSFTYPQARTISCGINTKF from the coding sequence ATGACATTTACGATACCACCCGTTTTAAGAAAAATTCTGTTTTTCTTAGCCATTCTCATATCTGGTTTTAAAGGATTTTCACAAAATAAATTAATTACCATACACGTCAAAAACAAGCCTATAAGCCTAATTATCAAAACTATTGAAGAACAGAGTGACTTTAGGATACTTTATAATACACGAAAAATCAATGCCGATCAGCTGGCGGATTTAGATGTCAGTAATGCAACTCTTGAAACCGCTCTAACGCAATTATTAAAAGACAAAAACATTTCGTTTTACATTCAGAAAAAACAGGTTTTATTGACCAGCTCTGCTCCTGCTGATTCTTCTAATGCTACTTCACAGGAAACGGAACGATTCATAAGCGGAACGGTGTATAATGCAAAAGACAAACAACCGCTTCCGGGAGCCACAATCCGTATTAAAGGAACTGGAATGGGCGCTGTTACGGATTTTAACGGAAAATTTGCATATCAGTTAAAAGGAAATAATATTTCTAATATGGTTCTGGAAGCTGGTTTTCTAGGAATGGAAACACAATATCAAAAAGCAGATAACAAGAAAGATTTTGTTTTTTACCTTCAGGAAGCTACCGATGAGCTAAATCCTGTAATCATTACTTCTTCTTACGGAACTACCAAATTAAAAGAAGAAATCGTAGGAAGTATTTCAAGCATTACGGCAAAAGATATTCCCGTACAGCAGGCTTCTGAAAGTGTCGACAAAATGCTGGAAGGACAAATTGCGGGAGTTTTGATTGAAAATACTTCTGGTGTTGGTGGTCCGGTTAAAATTAATGTTCGCGGACAAGGAACTTTAAAATCTTTAAGCGGTTCTATTTTAGGAACCTCTACGCAACCTTTAATTATCATCGATGGTGTTATTATGACAGAAGAAGTAGGAATCGATAATGACTTTTTTAACGGAAAGGGAAATACCGCAGAAGCTTTTTCGAATCCGCTGGCGATGATTTCTCCAGATAATATTGAAAGTTTTACGGTTTTAAAAGATGCTGCAGCCGTTGGTATTTATGGAGCCGATGGTGCAAATGGTGTTATTTTAATTACGACTAAAAAGGGAAAAAAAGGAAAAGCCAAATTCACTTTTTCCAATCAGCTTGGAGCATCAACAGCAATCAATCAAATTAAATATTTAAACGGAGAGCAATACAATGAACTTCGAAATGATTATTTAAAAAATACAACTTCGGGTTATGTTCCTGTTCCTTACAACGGCATCAATACCAATTGGTTTGACTTATTGAATAATTCGGGTATCTACAACAAATATAATTTTGGTGTTTCGGGGGCTACTTCTAAATTTTCATATCGTACTAATTTGACATATTTAAATATCGACGAGCCGCAATTAGGAAATGAAACCCGACAATTTAATGCAGGAATAAATTTAGGCTACCGTCATTCAAAATGGGATGTAAACCTGTCTTTAAATCCGAGTTATATTAAAAAAGATGCGCCCAATATCTATTATGATTTTGCTTACCTTCCTATTCTTTCCCCATACAATGAAGACGGTTCATATTCTTTAATGGGATTAACAGGACCAACAGGAGGAAATCCGTTAGCGGCTATCGAACAAAATAAAAACGAAACCGAAACTTTTGGCATTTTAGGAAGTCTTAATTTAGGTTACGAATTCAATAAAAATATTAGATTTCAAACTCTATTCGGGATTGATTACAAAGACAAAGTTCAAGATCGCTATTTTTCGGGAGAAAATGAAAGCGGAAGAACAAGCGGTTCTTTTACCTTAGACGGAATTACTTATCCAAATTGGGGAAGACGATTGTTGAACAAACGTAATTCTACCAAATGGAATTGGCAGGGACAAGCACTTTTCAATAAAGAAATAAACCCAAATAATACCATTGATGGTGTTGCTGGTTTTGAACTTTCTCAGGAAAAAACAAACTTCAATTATGAGTCCGCAATAGGTTTTGTTAATCCAAATTCAATTAACAGAATCCAAGATGCTTTACAGGACGATAATTTACAGACTCCGTTAATCGACGAATCAAAAGCCAAACAAATTTACAGCAGCGATATCAATTACAATTCGCGTGTTTCGTTTTTTGCACAGCTTAATTACAATTACAAAAAGAAATATTATGTATTAGGAAACTTCAGACGTGACGAAAGTTCTGTTTTTGGTAACGATAGCAATGTTGCTTTAAACAGTGGCGCAGGTCTGGCGTGGGTGGCCAGCAACGAAAACTTTTTAAAATCAAGTTCGTGGATTGATTTCTTAAAATTAAAAATCAGTTACGGTTCAACCGGAAATTCAAGAATTGGTTCTTACCGTTCAAAAGGTTTGTACACCATTTCTCAAAACGGATATAACGGTAACATTGAATCTTCTCCCAGCGTATCGCCAAACGGAAAATTAAGCTGGGAAAAAAACACCAAATTCAACACGGGTTTCGATTTTAATATTTTTAATGCGATCGAAATGACATTAGAATATTACTATGATGATTTAAGTGATATTATTGCAAGCCGTGAAATCCCGTCTGAAAACGGATATGAAAGTGTACAATTGAATGCTGCCAGCATGTACAACAAAGGTTTCGAATTTAGCACCAGAATTAAATGGTTTCAGCATGGTAAATTTAGATGGACTTCTTCTTTTAATATTTCTACTGTCGATAATAAAGTAACACAGTTAAAAGGTCTTGGAAGTGATTATTCGACAGCAAATCTAGCCCTTGCACAAAAAATTGGTTACAGCACCAGTATTATTTGGGGTGTAAACTGGGTTGGTGTCGATCCGGCAACAGGACGAGATTTGATTAAAAAAGACGGACAGGTTTATGATGCCGCAACATATGCCCGATTATTTTCTGAAGCGGACTGGATTCCAATTGGTGATTCTCAGCCAAAAGCTTTTGGAGGATTTAATAATACTTTCTCTTTAAACAACAGCATTACTTTATCGATTACAGGAGCTTTTCAGTTAGGCGGCGATAAATTAGTATCAGATCAGATTATTTCAAAATACAATACCACTTCAAACCGAAACATGTCTGTAAACGCTTATGATTACTGGAGAAATCCAGGCGATATCGTTTCTCAGCCAGCGCCAAGCAATAACACTCTGATTGCCAATATGAGTAAGTATATATACGATGCTACGTATGTAAAAATCAGCAATATCAATTTGAGTTATAATGTACCCGTAAAAAATACATTTTTAGATTCTTTGACTGTTTTTGCAGATGTATCAAATGCTTTGTATTGGTATAAAGAAAAAAGTCCTGCGGGAAGGAATGGCATTAGAGAATTCAGTTTTACGTATCCACAAGCGAGAACTATTTCATGTGGAATTAATACAAAATTTTAA
- a CDS encoding FecR family protein, which translates to MTSEILHKYLSNEASEQEVQALFDWIEASEENKNQFIKAKKICALTTLSLDASIESAPVIQMKPKNKIKRYAQYAAVVLVFVGLGTSVYLFNSKSETSKEIVLELGDGRLEYFSGKNETALLNEKGDLIAKKFPTEIIYFGKVQDQKVIYNTLSVPYGKRFKLKLSDGTIVSLNAGTTLRYPEQFGINGNRNVYLTGEAFFEVAKDKTHPFIVHANQADIEVLGTTFNVSAYPENPTVNSTLIEGSIQMSEAANPSNAILLTPNQMATWQNNSKKLILKEVDPALYAAWTKGELAFKDTPFSTIAKIIQRTYDVEIINENSDLARQSFTGTIKISESSVENILELLKRDTPFNYSITHKTITITNPR; encoded by the coding sequence ATGACATCGGAAATACTACATAAATACCTTTCTAACGAAGCTTCAGAACAAGAAGTTCAGGCACTTTTTGACTGGATAGAAGCATCGGAAGAAAACAAAAACCAATTTATAAAAGCAAAGAAAATCTGTGCATTGACCACACTTTCTTTGGATGCATCAATTGAATCGGCACCAGTAATCCAAATGAAACCCAAAAACAAAATCAAAAGGTATGCACAATATGCTGCTGTGGTTTTAGTGTTTGTAGGATTAGGAACTTCGGTTTATTTATTTAACAGCAAATCAGAAACTTCAAAAGAAATTGTTCTGGAATTGGGCGACGGCCGTCTGGAATATTTCTCAGGGAAAAATGAAACCGCTTTGTTAAATGAAAAAGGTGATTTGATTGCAAAAAAATTTCCGACTGAGATTATCTACTTTGGTAAAGTTCAGGATCAAAAGGTGATTTATAATACCCTTTCTGTTCCTTATGGAAAACGTTTCAAACTTAAACTTTCAGATGGTACTATTGTGAGTTTAAATGCCGGAACAACATTACGTTATCCAGAACAATTTGGCATTAATGGAAATCGAAATGTATACTTAACCGGTGAAGCATTTTTTGAAGTTGCCAAAGACAAAACGCATCCGTTTATTGTGCATGCAAATCAGGCTGACATTGAAGTTCTGGGAACCACTTTTAATGTGAGCGCTTATCCTGAAAATCCGACAGTTAACAGTACATTAATTGAAGGAAGCATTCAAATGTCGGAAGCCGCAAATCCTTCAAATGCCATTCTGCTTACGCCAAATCAAATGGCAACGTGGCAGAACAATTCTAAAAAACTGATTTTAAAAGAAGTTGACCCAGCCCTTTATGCTGCCTGGACAAAAGGCGAACTTGCTTTTAAAGACACTCCGTTTTCTACCATTGCCAAAATTATTCAACGTACGTATGATGTTGAGATTATCAACGAAAATTCTGATTTGGCCAGACAGAGTTTTACAGGTACCATTAAAATCAGCGAATCTAGTGTCGAGAACATTTTAGAGCTGCTAAAGCGTGACACGCCTTTTAATTATTCTATTACACACAAAACCATAACCATTACCAATCCTCGATAA
- a CDS encoding ABC transporter permease, protein MKLLQTEILIAQHFKKSVFKNSAVYIITLFIGVLLLFAAFSGWDNYKNQNETSEKYQHESREDWLKNPDKNPHRMAHYGNFAFRKSTSLSVFEFGMEPFFGNAIFLEAHKQNTANFSEAGFSNSMLRFGEISTAMVLQILLPLLIFFLGFNAIAYERENGTLKLLLSQGISWKQLLWGKILGIASVILMLFIPIIIVLLFIWLMLQNFTISADETFKMILFIVFHFIYLMFFCVIAILVSASSKTSKKALVSLIGIWLILTIILPRTTQAMGAYLYEAPSKVKFGSDIEKDILKQGDSHNPNDVHYKAIKDSLLRVYKVDSVQKLPFNYSGFIMTEGEKISSKIYNQHLEELLKVYAKQNSFSKAVSFLNPYIAMKNVSMGLSNTDYDSYIDFQKQAEIYRYNMAQKMNALQVKYISNKKPGPNDKPLTIGKEHWADVEEFHYEPKGITEVLKTEILSIISIILWIIILFVLIRFASKNLKAV, encoded by the coding sequence ATGAAATTATTACAAACAGAAATTCTTATAGCCCAACATTTTAAAAAATCTGTATTTAAAAATTCGGCTGTATACATTATAACCCTCTTTATTGGCGTACTGCTATTGTTTGCCGCTTTTTCCGGCTGGGATAATTACAAAAACCAAAACGAAACCAGCGAAAAATACCAGCACGAATCACGTGAAGACTGGTTGAAAAATCCCGATAAGAATCCGCATAGAATGGCACATTACGGAAACTTTGCTTTTCGTAAAAGCACTTCTTTAAGTGTTTTCGAATTTGGAATGGAACCCTTTTTTGGAAATGCTATTTTCTTGGAAGCACATAAGCAAAACACAGCCAATTTCTCTGAAGCTGGATTTTCCAATAGTATGCTCCGATTTGGTGAAATCAGCACTGCAATGGTTTTACAGATTTTACTGCCCTTGCTTATCTTTTTTTTAGGATTTAATGCCATTGCTTACGAGAGAGAAAACGGAACCTTAAAACTTCTTTTAAGTCAGGGAATCAGCTGGAAACAGCTTTTATGGGGTAAAATACTCGGAATCGCTAGTGTGATTCTGATGCTTTTTATTCCTATTATAATTGTTTTGCTTTTTATTTGGCTGATGCTTCAAAACTTTACCATTTCGGCAGATGAAACTTTCAAAATGATCTTATTTATTGTATTTCATTTTATTTATCTGATGTTCTTCTGCGTAATTGCTATTCTGGTTTCTGCGTCAAGCAAAACTTCAAAAAAAGCATTAGTTTCTTTAATTGGAATCTGGTTGATATTGACTATTATTCTGCCAAGAACCACCCAGGCAATGGGCGCTTATTTGTATGAAGCTCCTTCCAAAGTAAAATTTGGAAGTGATATCGAAAAAGACATTCTGAAACAAGGCGACAGCCACAACCCAAATGATGTTCATTATAAAGCTATAAAAGATTCTCTGCTGCGTGTTTACAAAGTCGATTCGGTACAAAAACTTCCTTTTAATTATTCCGGATTTATTATGACAGAAGGCGAAAAAATAAGCTCGAAAATTTACAACCAACACCTTGAAGAACTGCTGAAAGTGTATGCTAAGCAGAATAGCTTTTCAAAAGCGGTTTCGTTCTTAAATCCCTATATCGCAATGAAAAATGTATCGATGGGATTATCCAATACAGATTATGATTCCTACATCGATTTTCAAAAACAAGCCGAAATATACCGCTATAACATGGCGCAGAAAATGAATGCGTTACAGGTTAAATACATCAGTAATAAAAAGCCGGGTCCGAATGACAAACCACTCACCATTGGCAAAGAACATTGGGCTGATGTAGAAGAATTTCATTATGAACCAAAAGGAATTACAGAAGTTTTAAAAACAGAAATACTATCCATCATCTCGATCATACTGTGGATTATTATTCTTTTTGTCCTTATCCGTTTTGCTTCCAAAAATCTTAAAGCAGTTTAA
- a CDS encoding RagB/SusD family nutrient uptake outer membrane protein → MKDIKNIIRLTFPMLFTVVFLFQSCSDFLEQEPGTQISITEQLKTKEGFLQAIYGLYSHVESNLRTERFAVYADLQGGNLKFTPSLLSTKKGEISVPSVISNIYSFDDQAEESNFSSFYATSYDIINQTNLLLEFVDALPDATEAEKNLIKAHALTIRAYTHFLLSEVYSQNYGYTEDASHLGIVYNTQSITKGIQYPARETAANTYALIINDIETALPLYSNTELLNGPAYSYFNSMSTKALLARVYLSKKDWQNAYDTANDVITNSGVTLTNAADYISQWEQSDLPISEVLLEFSIPKNAAGDVGGSLSSIFGYTSETSYNSYVASEDLLNLYESTDLRRQLFLQQPLSTLVEGNQVKKDYYFTKKFQGNAGYTAFRLTEQYLIRAEAAIALNRLEEAKTDINTIRSRANATALNSTDNLNEILFLERRKELCFEGHLFFDIARNKKDVTRNDGCISLSCAMTYPSLKYVLPIPRRNINLNPNLKQNESY, encoded by the coding sequence ATGAAAGACATTAAAAACATAATCCGATTAACATTTCCGATGCTTTTTACTGTTGTTTTTTTGTTCCAAAGCTGCAGTGATTTTTTAGAGCAGGAACCTGGCACCCAGATCTCGATAACAGAACAGTTAAAAACAAAAGAAGGATTTCTTCAAGCCATTTACGGTTTGTACTCACATGTAGAAAGCAATTTACGAACAGAGCGTTTTGCCGTTTATGCTGATTTACAAGGCGGAAATTTAAAATTTACACCATCGTTATTAAGTACAAAAAAAGGCGAAATTAGCGTTCCATCTGTTATTAGTAATATTTATTCATTTGACGATCAAGCCGAAGAATCTAACTTTAGTTCTTTTTATGCTACAAGTTATGATATTATCAATCAGACCAATCTGCTTTTGGAATTTGTAGATGCTTTGCCTGATGCTACTGAAGCAGAAAAAAATCTAATCAAAGCCCACGCTTTAACCATTAGAGCCTATACACATTTTTTGTTGAGTGAAGTTTACAGCCAAAACTACGGTTATACTGAGGACGCTTCACATCTGGGAATTGTTTACAATACACAATCCATTACAAAAGGCATTCAATATCCAGCCAGAGAAACCGCTGCCAATACATATGCGTTGATTATCAATGACATCGAAACGGCATTGCCTTTGTATTCCAATACGGAACTTTTAAACGGGCCTGCCTATTCGTATTTCAACAGCATGAGTACAAAAGCTCTTTTAGCAAGAGTGTATTTGTCTAAAAAAGACTGGCAAAATGCTTACGATACTGCAAATGATGTTATTACCAATTCTGGTGTAACACTAACAAATGCTGCTGATTATATTTCGCAATGGGAACAATCGGATCTGCCAATATCTGAAGTTTTATTAGAATTCTCGATTCCCAAAAATGCTGCAGGAGATGTAGGAGGCTCACTTTCATCTATATTTGGTTATACGTCTGAAACCAGTTATAACAGTTACGTAGCTTCCGAAGATTTATTAAATCTATACGAAAGCACCGATTTACGTCGACAGTTATTTCTGCAACAGCCGCTTTCTACTTTAGTGGAAGGCAATCAGGTTAAAAAAGATTATTATTTTACCAAAAAGTTTCAAGGAAATGCCGGATATACTGCTTTTAGATTAACCGAACAATACTTAATTCGTGCCGAAGCTGCCATAGCTTTAAATCGTTTGGAAGAAGCAAAAACAGATATCAATACCATTCGTTCTCGTGCCAATGCTACTGCACTTAACAGTACTGATAACTTAAACGAGATTTTATTTTTAGAGAGAAGAAAAGAACTTTGTTTTGAAGGACATTTATTCTTCGATATTGCTCGAAACAAAAAAGATGTTACCCGAAATGACGGCTGTATTTCTCTTAGCTGTGCCATGACTTATCCATCTTTAAAATATGTACTTCCAATACCAAGACGCAACATTAATCTTAATCCAAACCTAAAACAAAATGAATCGTATTAA